One genomic segment of Mus pahari chromosome 4, PAHARI_EIJ_v1.1, whole genome shotgun sequence includes these proteins:
- the Fga gene encoding fibrinogen alpha chain has product MLSLRVVCLVLGVASTVWAAEDKGEFLSEGGGVRGPRVVERHQSQCKESDWPFCSDEDWNHKCPSGCRMKGLIDEANQDFTNRINKLKNSLFDFQKNNKDSNSLTRNIMEYLRGDFANANNFDNTFGQVSEDLRRRIEILKRKVIEKAQQIQVLQSNVRAQLIDMKRLEVDIDIKIRSCKGSCSRAVNRETNLQDYEGQQKQLEQVIAKELLPTKDRQYLPAIKMFPVPDFVPGSFKSQLQEAPPEWKALTEMRQMRMELERPGKDGGSRGDSRGDSRGDYATRGPGSKAENPTNPGPGGSGSWRPGNSGTGSDGNRYPGTTGSDGTGDWGTGSSRPGSDSGNFRPANPNWGEFSEFGESSSPATRKEYHSGKTVTSKGDKELLIGNEKVTSSGTSTTHRSCSKTITKTVQGADGRREVVKEVVTSDDGSDCGDAIELDMTHHGFGGRLDELSERHPDLSGFFDGHFGLISPNFKEFGSKTHSDSDIFSNIENPHGSEFSSSSKTSTVKKQVTKSYKMADEAGSEAHQEEETRTTKRGRARARTMRDCDDVLQTQTSGAPNGIFSIKPPGSSKVFSVYCDQETSLGGWLLIQQRMDGSLNFNRTWQDYKRGFGSLNDKGEGEFWLGNDYLHLLTMRGSVLRVELEDWTGKEAYAEYHFRVGSETEGYSLQVSSYRGTAGDALVEGSVEEGTEYTSHSNMQFSTFDRDADQWEENCAEVYGGGWWYNSCQAANLNGIYYPGGTYDPRNNSPYEIENGVVWVPFRGADYSLRAVRMKIRPLVGR; this is encoded by the exons ATGCTGTCCCTGAGGGTCGTCTGCCTTGTCTTGGGCGTGGCCAGCACAGTCTGG GCTGCGGAAGATAAAGGTGAATTCTtgtcagaaggaggaggagtgcGTGGCCCAAGAGTTGTGGAGAGACATCAAAGTCAATGCAAGGAGTCAGACTGGCCTTTCTGCTCTGATGAGGACTGG AACCACAAATGCCCTTCTGGCTGCAGGATGAAAGGGTTGATTGATGAAGCCAATCAGGATTTTACCAACAGAATCAACAAGCTCAAAAACTCACTATTTGACTTTCAAAAGAACAACAAGGATTCTAACTCACTGACCAGGAATATCATGGAGTATTTGAGAGGGGACTTCGCGAATGCCAACA ACTTTGATAACACTTTCGGGCAAGTGTCAGAAGACCTGAGGCGCAGAATTGAGATCCTGAAGCGAAAAGTCATAGAGAAAGCACAACAGATTCAAGTTCTGCAGAGCAATGTCAGGGCTCAGTTGATAGACATGAAGCGCCTGGAG GTGGACATTGATATCAAGATCCGCTCTTGCAAAGGGTCCTGCAGCAGGGCTGTAAACCGTGAGACAAATCTACAGGACTATGAAGGTCAGCAAAAGCAGCTTGAACAGGTCATCGCTAAAGAATTGCTTCCTACAAAAGACAGGCAGTACTTGCCAGCAATAAAAATGTTTCCAGTTCCCGACTTCGTTCCCGGAAGTTTTAAGAGCCAGCTTCAGGAGGCCCCTCCAGAGTGGAAGGCATTAACAGAAATGCGGCAGATGagaatggagctggagaggcCCGGGAAGGATGGGGGTTCGCGAGGAGACTCGCGCGGAGATTCTCGAGGGGACTATGCAACACGTGGACCAGGGTCAAAGGCAGAAAACCCCACGAACCCTGGACCTGGTGGATCTGGGTCTTGGCGTCCTGGGAACTCAGGGACTGGAAGTGATGGAAATCGGTACCCTGGGACCACGGGGTCTGATGGCACTGGAGACTGGGGTACCGGAAGCTCTAGACCTGGCTCGGACTCTGGGAACTTTAGGCCCGCCAACCCTAACTGGGGTGAGTTTTCGGAGTTTGGAGAGAGTAGCAGCCCAGCGACAAGAAAAGAGTATCACTCAGGTAAAACGGTCACTTCTAAAGGAGATAAAGAGCTCCTGATTGGAAATGAGAAAGTCACCTCTTCTGGCACAAGCACCACACATCGTTCATGCTCTAAAACCATTACCAAGACTGTCCAAGGTGCTGATGGTCGCCGAGAAGTGGTCAAAGAAGTGGTCACCTCGGATGATGGTTCAGACTGTGGTGATGCCATCGAGTTAGACATGACCCACCACGGTTTTGGTGGCAGGCTCGACGAACTCTCTGAAAGACATCCCGACCTTTCTGGGTTTTTTGACGGTCACTTTGGTTTAATCTCACCTAACTTCAAAGAATTTGGCAGTAAGACCCACTCTGATTCCGACATCTTCTCAAACATTGAGAACCCCCATGGATCTGAGTTTTCTTCCAGTAGCAAAACCTCAACTGTCAAAAAACAAGTAACCAAGTCCTATAAAATGGCAGATGAGGCAGGAAGCGAAGCTCACCAGGAAGAAGAAACTCGGACCACTAAGAGGGGCCGTGCCAGAGCTCGCACAATGAGAG actgTGATGATGTCCTCCAAACACAAACTTCAGGTGCCCCAAATGGCATTTTCAGTATCAAGCCACCTGGATCCAGTAAGGTTTTTTCTGTTTATTGCGATCAAGAGACCAGTCTGGGAGGATGGCTTTTGATCCAGCAAAGAATGGATGGATCACTGAATTTTAACCGGACCTGGCAAGACTACAAGAGAGGTTTCGGCAGCCTGAAtgacaaaggggaaggagaattCTGGCTAGGCAATGACTACCTCCACTTACTCACTATGAGGGGCTCGGTCCTCAGGGTTGAATTAGAGGACTGGACCGGAAAAGAGGCTTATGCGGAGTACCACTTCCGGGTAGGCTCTGAGACTGAGGGCTACTCGCTGCAGGTCTCCTCCTACCGGGGCACTGCTGGAGATGCTCTGGTGGAGGGCTCGGTGGAGGAGGGGACAGAATACACCTCACACAGCAACATGCAGTTCAGTACCTTTGACAGAGATGCCGACCAATGGGAAGAGAACTGTGCAGAGGTCTATGGGGGAGGCTGGTGGTACAACAGCTGTCAGGCCGCCAATCTCAATGGCATTTACTACCCCGGGGGCACCTACGACCCCAGGAACAACAGCCCCTACGAGATAGAAAACGGGGTGGTCTGGGTTCCCTTCAGAGGAGCAGATTATTCCCTCAGGGCTGTTCGGATGAAAATCAGACCACTGGTGGGGCGGTAG